The window CTGAAACTTCTATCGCTGTAGCCCCAGGGCCCTCACCTGGCGGGTCTTCTCCCCCAGCAGGCCAAATGGGGCTGCAAACAGAAGTAGAGTCCAAAGGAGCAGGGGGCTGGGGGCACAGTGCCCCCAACCCCAGCCACGCTCCACAGAGCCGCACATACAGCCGCAATTCGGCCGACGGAGGAGGTGCCAGAGGGTCACATGACTCGGGTTCAGCTGATCTCTTTCAAGGGCGGAGCCGCCAAaccagtttttgctttttttaaaaaatttcctttcgTCAGCACCATTTAATGTAttaaagaaaagcttttttttttttttttttttttgagatggagtctcgctctgtcacccaggctggagtgcagtggcgcgatctcggcttactgccagctctgcctcccaggctcatgccattctgcctcagcctctctgagtagctgggactacaggcgcccgccaccacacccggctaattttttgtatttttagtagagacggggtttcaccgtggtctggatctcctgacctcgtgatccgcccgcctcggcctcccaaagtgctgggattacaaacgtgagccaccgcacctggccaacagcTTTGTATTCTATCTTAAAACAGGAAACATCACAGTCTCTTACAAGTAATACAATTTAATATGGTCACaagattttaagtgaaaaaaatacattattcatGCTACAAGTTTTCAGTCTTCCTTGGACAATGCCAAAAACACAGTATTCAAACGGCATGTTTTAAGAGGAACGTGAAATCTCGTTTTGACACAAAGACAGgttaaagaaaataaacccaACAGGGAAACACTCCAGGACCAGTACATTGCCTTAAGTCCACGACCCTGTCCCATTGTGGAACTCATACACCTGCTTTCTACTCCAGCACATGAAACTCTGCGGTTCTTCTTCCCTGTGAACTATGAAACTCTCTGGGGTTCTTCTTCCCTGTGGGACAATGTGGTTCTTCTTCCCTGCCTAACATTTCaacaaaaattgtaaatatttagaGATGTGTCACTAAATGACAACAACATACTTCAAAAAAAGCCAACTTATGTgttaaatgttgaaagaaaaggccgggtgcggtggctcacacctgtaatcccagcactttgggaggctgaggcaggtggatcacgaggtcaggagttcaagacaagcctggccaagatggtgaaagcccgtctctactaaaaatacaaaaaattcactgggcgctgtggcaggcccctgtaatcccagtggcaggcgcctgtaaccccagctactcgggaggctgaggcaggagaatcacttgaatccgggtagtagaggttgcagtgagccaagattgtgccactgcactccagcctgggcgacaagagtgaaactctgtctcaaaaaaaagaaaaaaaaaaaagaaagaaagagaaatgtttaaagaaggggctaggccgggcacagtggctcacgcctgtaatcccaacattctgagaggccgaggtgagtgggtcacttaaggtcaggagttagagaccagcctgaccaacatgatgaaaccccatctctactaaaaatacaaaaattagccaggcgtggtggcaggcgcctgtaatcccagctacttgggaggttgaggcaggagaatcgcttgaacctaagaggcagaggttgcagtgagccgagatcgcgacattgcactccagcctgagcaacaagaggcaaaactctatctcaaaaagaaagaaagaaagaaagaaagaaagaaagaaagaaagaaagaaagaaagaaagaaaggaagaaagaaagaagggaagaaagagaaagaacaggcTAAAATTTGGTGAAATTTAAAAGGGTTGTAGAAAACTTTGGAGTGTTTGTTTTCTTCAGTTCaccctgattttattttatttatttattttgagacagcatcctgctctgtcaccaaggctggagtgcagtggcacaatcatggctcactgcagcctctcaaactctcaagctcaagtgatcctcctgccttagcctcccaagtagctgggacttcatgcacatgccgccatgcctggctaattaaaaaaatttttttttgtagagacggggtcacactatgttgcccaggctggtcttgaactcctgggctcaagtgatcctctcacatgggcctcccaaagtactggcattataggggtgagccaccacactagcCATCATTCTGATTTCAGAACACAGGACTTGTGCGCAAAGGTTAGGATAAGGAACTAAAGATGCCAAAAAATACCCCAAACAttaattacaaaagaaagacTAATGTTTATGAAGAGCTTAtaacatggaaaaatatttgttataaaattaaatgaaaaagtagGATACAAAACTATATAAACAGTAAGATCTCAACTATgtaaaaaaggataaaagaaataGCTTAAAATGCTAATAGTGGTTGTATTTAAGTAGTATAtctatagtgattttttttttcctttttacttttctgtctcttccaaatttttctctactggggggatttttgttgttgttgttgttgttgttgtttgttgttgttgtttgttgttgttgttttgagatggaatctcacctgtcgccagggctggaatgcaatggcgagatctcgacccactgcaacctctctgcctcccaggttcaagtgattctcctgcctcagcttcccgagtagctgggattacaggcacacgccaccatgcccagctaatagttttttttaagacggagtctcgctctgtcacccaggctggagtgcaatggtgtgatcacggctcactgcaacctccacctcccgggtggaagcaattctcccacctcagcttcccaagtatctgggactacaggcgtgcgccaccatgcctggctaatttttatatttttagtaggcacagggtttcaccatgttggccagacagcTGTTGAActcctgaacacacacacacaaaattagctgggcatggcggcacctgtgatcccagctgctcgggaggctgaggcaggagaatcgcttgaacctgggaggtggaggttgcagtgagccaagattgcaccattgcactccagcctgggcagggagagcgaaactctgtctcaaaaaaaaaaaaaaaaattcttcagtctCTTCTTCCAtccattaattttcttttctctctctctctctcactctctattttttttttttgagatggagtctttatctgtcgcccaggctggagtacggtggtggattctcagctcactgcaacctccacctcccgggttcaagcaattctcctgctttagcctcccaagtagctgggattacagacatgtgccaccatgcccagctaattttttttttttttttttttttgagacggagtctcgctctgtcacccaggctggagtgcagtggcgcgatctcggctcactgcaagctccgcctcccgggttcacgccattatcctgcctcagcctctccgagtagctgggactacaggcgcccaccaccaggcccggctaattttttatatttttagtagagacggggtttcaccgtggtctcgatctcctgacctcgtgatccgcccgcctcggcctcccaaagtgctgggattacaagcgtgagccaccgcgcccggctccagctaatttttttgcatttttagtagagacagggtttcactgtggtctcgatctcctgacctcgtgaccggcccgcctcggcctcccaaagtgctgggattataagcgtgagccaccgcgcccggcccaatttttgtattttttaagaggagacgggtttcactatgttggccgggctggtctcgaactcccggcctcaagtgatctgcctgctgtggcctcccaaagtgctgggattacaggtgtcagccaccgtgcccagccatccaCAGATTTTCACTGTGCTCCTGCGTCAGCCACTCCAGGTCTTTCAAGCACATTTGGATGGTCTTCCAGATCGTCATAGAGTGATCTGACGATGTCCAGTCTCCTGTAATTCTTGGGCTTGACTAGGCTTCGAACAACCTGGAGGCATTGCTCTTTCAGGGTATACACTGCAGTGTGATGTTGGCAAAAACAGGCTGTCCATTAACATTGGAAGATGGCACAAACAATTCAGTTTGGTTAACCCGAAGCTTATCATGTGTCCTTGCATCTCTGAAGAGCCAAGGGTAGCTTTGGAAGTTGTGGATGCGGAAGTCCCTGCCGGGCAGCAGCGTCAGGTAGGGCAGCAGCTCGCCATAGTAGTTGAGCCACACAGGCAGCACGATGCGTGGGCTGTGATTGCAGATGATAACCCGGGAGTGCTCGCACGAGTTCACAGAGCGCAGCACAGGCCATGCTGCTCCGGCTGCCATCTCCTCCTCGGCGCCCGACTCTTCCTGGCAGTACTCTTCTGGGCCTGCCTCCTgggtgcccgccttggcctctaaCCCCACCCCATTTCCCGCTCTCCAGGGCATTACCTCCGAAGCCTTGACAACTTGGGCCTGCCCATACCAGTTCTTAAAGAGGCTACTTCCCTTACCCGGATTTCGGCAAGAGTTACAATGGAATCAGGCTGGGAGTATATAACCCCCTACCTGGGTGGTAAGCAAGACATCCTAGATCAGACAGTCTTACTCCCAGCCTCTCCTACTTAGCCTGTCCCCCTGAAGAGCTACCTATAGTGGGAGAGATCCAAATGGGATCCCAATACTACTACTGTGATAGGAAGATCCAGAGAGGAATTTGAGGGTATTCCATGAGATAGCACACCTGAGGGTTCTTTATGTCAATCTAATATTTATTGGACActtcatggccgggcgcagtggttcacacctgtaatcccaacactttgggaggccaaggtggatcacctgaggtcggggttccagaccagcctggccaacatgatgaaaccccgtcttcactaaaaatacaaaaaaagtagccgggcatggtggtgcatgcctgtaatcccagctactcgggagactgaggcaggagaattccttgaacctgggaagcagaggttgcagtgagccaagatcacaccactgcactccagcctgggtgacagagcgagactccatcttataaacgaacaaacaaaaaattagccaggcgtggtgacaggcgccagtaatcccagctactag of the Symphalangus syndactylus isolate Jambi chromosome 12, NHGRI_mSymSyn1-v2.1_pri, whole genome shotgun sequence genome contains:
- the VHLL gene encoding von Hippel-Lindau-like protein, translated to MPWRAGNGVGLEAKAGTQEAGPEEYCQEESGAEEEMAAGAAWPVLRSVNSCEHSRVIICNHSPRIVLPVWLNYYGELLPYLTLLPGRDFRIHNFQSYPWLFRDARTHDKLRVNQTELFVPSSNVNGQPVFANITLQCIP